The following proteins are co-located in the Tachysurus vachellii isolate PV-2020 chromosome 17, HZAU_Pvac_v1, whole genome shotgun sequence genome:
- the mapk10 gene encoding mitogen-activated protein kinase 10 isoform X8, producing the protein MVFMNRHFLYNCSAPILDVKIAFCQGFGKQVDVSYIAKHYNMSKSKVDNQFYSVEVGDSTFTVLKRYQNLKPIGSGAQGIVCAGYDAVLDRNVAIKKLSRPFQNQTHAKRAYRELVLMKCVNHKNIISLLNVFTPQKSLEEFQDVYLVMELMDANLCQVIQMELDHERMSYLLYQMLCGIKHLHSAGIIHRDLKPSNIVVKSDCTLKILDFGLARTAGTSFMMTPYVVTRYYRAPEVILGMGYKENVDIWSVGCIMGEMVRHKILFPGRDYIDQWNKVIEQLGTPSPEFMKKLQPTVRNYVENRPKYAGLTFPKLFPDCLFPADSEHNKLKASQARDLLSKMLIIDPAKRISVDEALQHPYINVWYDPSEVEAAKDLQISMPPPQIYDKQLDEREHSIDEWKELIYKEVMNFEERTKNGVVKGQPSPSGTLTA; encoded by the exons GTATTTATGAACAGACATTTCTTATACAACTGCAGTGCACCGATCCTGGATGTGAAGATTGCCTTTTGTCAG GGTTTTGGTAAACAAGTTGATGTGTCTTATATCGCCAAGCATTACAACATGAGCAAAAGTAAAGTGGACAACCAGTTCTACAGCGTGGAGGTTGGAGACTCCACCTTCACGGTTCTGAAACGGTACCAGAACCTCAAGCCCATTGGTTCTGGGGCTCAGGGAATAGTGTG tgCTGGATATGATGCTGTCCTGGACAGAAATGTTGCTATAAAGAAGCTCAGCAGACCTTTCCAGAACCAGACCCATGCCAAGCGTGCTTACAGGGAGCTGGTGCTCATGAAGTGTGTGAACCACAAAAAC aTCATCAGCTTATTAAACGTTTTCACACCACAGAAATCTTTAGAGGAATTCCAGGATGT GTACCTGGTGATGGAGCTGATGGATGCTAACCTGTGCCAGGTGATTCAGATGGAGCTAGACCACGAGAGAATGTCCTACCTGCTCTACCAGATGCTCTGTGGCATCAAACACTTACACTCAGCCGGCATCATCCACAGG GATTTGAAACCTAGCAATATCGTGGTGAAGTCAGACTGCACGCTGAAGATTCTGGACTTCGGGTTGGCGAGGACCGCCGGGACCAGCTTCATGATGACCCCGTACGTGGTGACACGGTACTACAGAGCGCCGGAGGTCATCCTGGGCATGGGGTATAAAGAGAACG TGGATATTTGGTCAGTCGGTTGCATTATGGGTGAAATGGTGCGCCACAAAATCCTCTTCCCCGGCCGAGACT ACATCGATCAGTGGAATAAGGTGATTGAGCAGCTCGGCACACCATCGCCCGAGTTCATGAAGAAGCTCCAGCCCACAGTGAGGAACTATGTGGAGAACCGACCTAAATACGCTGGTCTCACTTTCCCTAAGCTGTTTCCCGACTGCCTGTTCCCTGCAGATTCCGAGCACAACAAACTCAAAG cgAGTCAGGCCAGAGATCTTCTTTCTAAAATGCTGATCATCGATCCTGCTAAGCGGATATCAGTGGACGAGGCTCTTCAGCACCCCTACATCAACGTGTGGTACGATCCGTCTGAGGTGGAGGCG GCCAAAGATCTTCAGATATCCAtg CCTCCTCCTCAGATCTACGACAAGCAGCTGGATGAGAGAGAACACTCCATCGATGAGTGGAAAG agctgatcTATAAAGAAGTGATGAACTTTGAGGAGCGAACGAAGAATGGCGTGGTGAAGGGACAGCCTTCTCCTTCAGGTACTCTCACTGCATAG